A window of Amaranthus tricolor cultivar Red isolate AtriRed21 chromosome 8, ASM2621246v1, whole genome shotgun sequence genomic DNA:
AGTTAGAAAGTTAGTTACAACTGATGGGTTTGGcatgaataataataaacacaatcacttttcttttaattattatcttCTTTAACTCTCTAATCTCATTCTCTtctatcttcttcttcttctcttcttGAATCTTGACCGTGTTCTTTGTTTAAACAGACGCTATACTTAAAGTCCTGTTACATATTAAGCTCTGAAAAACacaaatattttataatctttATCAATCACTCTTTACAAAAGCCAGTACACAGATAAAAGATGATGATTACCAAATTAGGGTTGGAAATCCAAATAAAACATGAAATAATACGTAGAAAGAACAAACCTTGATCAGCATCCATTTTCTTCTCAACTTTGTCACAAATCTCACGAAGAGCAGCAGCAATTTCTTCAATTTCCTTTATTCTCTTCTTCATTTCATCAAGTTCCTAAATCAAACCACCAAAGATTTCACACAATAACCAATGAAAAACCTATTACGTTCCAATAACGATCAAATAAGCAAAAAAGACAACGATTAACATCATACTTCTAGGAAAAAGAAAAGAGTAAAAACCTTATAGACATCTGCATCAGCGGAAGAAATGTTAACATCGGGGTTATGAGGATCCATATCTCCTTCCATGTCTCCATTAACGGGAATATCTCCTCGGTAAACCTcatgctcttcttcatccatAGCTTTGGTTTTTCGCTGAAATCGGAAAAGGTTCGATAAACGGAAGGACAGAACAAAATATCAAGACAACGATAACCATTTGTATACTACCTGACTACCTCCTATTCCCCAAATctatttcatttgaatttttatcatatttagGTGGTGAAATTTGACTAtatgtaaaagaaaaattatattatttttaaattgttataggGTAAAATAAGGTTAGTAACTGTAAAgaagttaaaaaattaagtttagtaATGGTACATTAGTAAagttaacatatacaaaataaaaatgagacatttacgATGATTTGATACAATGAGAAAATAAAACACTTAGGGggcgtttggttcgcacaagggaatcggaatggaatgaggaaaggaaatgaaggagaaaggaatggattcccctaatttagcctagtcgtttggttgtgttcaggaaacggaatgaactgctgaatgattccctttgtgactgtttggttcaagctaaggaatcaaaatttgagtttttaaattcttttatattttctccaaaaataagtacttgttatatgataaacttgaaaaacttattttttgaaaaaacataactctaaataataacaACGTAGCTTGATTAATTACATATAATGACTTGTTTGTAGATCAAAATACATACGAAAAGTGTTCTAGTCCTTTTCAAAATCATTCATGGAACCACAACATTAGATCTAAGCATTACTATTTCCTCCAAGAAGACTTTTAACATAATCACTTTTCAAAGCGTCGGGACACTTTGAAAATATGAGGAGCTTGTTCGGTTGTGAGGTTAGAATGTTAGCCACTTCAAAAACTTGGTTAGGAGTTACACCTTCTAAATTAAAAGATAGCAGTTCCTCTAACACTTTCTCAATCTGTTCAACTATTTTTTGCTCACGATCATCAGTGCGGGCCATCACATTTGCCATAGTTGAAAGATGAACATTCATGTCTTTCATGAATGCTTGTAAGCTAGCTAACTCATTAGAACTACCTTCACCAGCATTTCCTCTCTTACTTCTTTTATTAGAAGTTTTTTCAGTCTTCATCTTTTTGGCAGGAGGAGAAGTAACAGTTTGAGTGACATTACCACTAGCATCAATTCCCTCGTCATCACTTGAATCTAGTGTAACTTGTGGAGGGGCAACATTTTGCAAATTCTTGATTGCTTCAACATAATCTTCAACTGGTTTTCCGGTAGCATAATCCTTGCCGTAAACATTCATGAGTTCATGAAAGTGCGGAAATGAAACTCCAAATAGGTTTTTGCAATTCGGATGATTCTGAACCAAACATTCAAATGTACAACATCATCAAACAATCTCAAACATAATTGAACCATACTGTTCATAGTAAACAATCTCAAATGTACAAAGGTTGGCATACCTTGCAAAACTCATCATAAACAGCCCGATCTACagaaatcattttttttcatcatcccaGACGAATCCACTTGtatttaacatttgagaaatagcCCTAAACTTGGCTACAAGTGTCTTAAGTCGAGAATCAATGTGTGGCAGAGCCTTCAAACCACAACCAGGAAGAGCCTTACCTATGAGCTCCTCTAAGCGAACCATGTAGCCGCTTCTAAATCCATTTTCACACCTCCAGTGAGGATCAACAGCTAACTCTGACAATGCTTCCACAAGAGCCTTATCTTCTTGGGCAGTCCAAAATCGTTTGTTTTTTCCCCTTCCACCTCCACTAGCACTACTTTCATCCATCCTCTATAACATTcaatacaaataaacaaaattgaacCATACTGATCATAGTAAACAAAATTGCATGTATATAAAAATGGAATGAACcaacaaatattcaatacaagaaataaacatacaagtctgaaattcaaatacaagaAATGGaggttttaaataaaaatgaataacatCACAAAGTAAGTCTGCGTTGTCTAGCCCTCCAATCGTTGAACATATATTGGGCCATTGTATTTCGGAAAATTCGTCCATGGATCGGTTACAGCAATGGAGGTTATATACTAcacatcatcttcctcattatcatcaccatcattatcatcactatcattatcatcactatcattttcCTCAAACAAGTCCTCATCATCAATTCTGCAAGCATGTATCTCTTTACCAAATTATGTAATAACGCACAAGCAAGTACAATTCGACTATGTGTTTGTAAACTAAACCAAGAAGGACTTCTAAGAATCCCCCATCTTCCCTTGAGTAATCCAAAGCATCTCTCAATCACATTTCTAGCTTTTGCATGCCTTAAGTTGAAATATTCTTTGGCGGTTTGGGGTTGTCGGGGGCCATTATTCCATTCTCTAAGATGATAAAGATGCCCTCTATAGGGTGCAAGGAATCCTTCTCCATTAGTATATCCTCCATCACATAGATAATAACAAccttagcaaattaaaaaaataaatattactctCTTACTAAGTTAATCTCAAATAAAATCTAGTACGTCAATCAAATTACCTTTTGAAACTTTCAACCCATTAGGCCTAGAAATAGCATCTCGAAGAATCCGACCATCGTGTGCCGACCCCTCCCAACCAggtaagacatatataaattccATCTCGGGTGAACATACTCCTAATACATTCATAGCAAGGGTACCTTTTCTAGTCCGATATTTGGATCGATCATCACAAAGAACATTCACTAGAATCATTGTACCATCAAGGGCACCTAATGAGttctacaaaacaaacaatatcactttaaattatgtaatagtctctctattttatctcaaattaaagtgttggtttttatttaccTTGAAATATTTCCATCTTTCATCGTTGCAATCCTCTTGTATTGGTGTTGGTTTCTTAAGAAGAATAGCATGTAACTTTAAGATTGCTAACAAACAAGCATGAAATTGTCTACTAATAGTTTCTCCACTTCTGTAAAAATATGCACCcatcattctatttttcttatggtGAGCTAATGTGTACAAGAAACCCGCAACCATCTCTTCTAAACATGTGtttcttgtttcatttaatCCACCAATATCTCTTACCATCTCTAAAAGTACACCAAATGTGTATCGATTTATACGAAGATAGTTCCTACACAAAGTGTCACTTTCTCTAATCATTCTATTCAAGTTGTGCAATCTCATTTTTCTCCTAGTTTTTTTATCAAGCTTAACATAATGGGAATCGTATATAGTTTTTCTCATCGAGTAGAACATCAAATGTAGCAACATAACACAATTAATCATAGTAATTATGAACCGAATACAGTCccaatttctcttccttttcaaagAAGTACCAATGCTAGCCATTTTCTGTACAAATGAACATCAATAAGAACATCAAAGAACTACCATGTACCTTGTTTCCATGTATTCttcaaaaccaaacaaacaaagaatCAACAACACATTGCTACTTCACATTGAATACCAAATGAAACACAGTACAATTAGAACCACAGCTTGTGATATCAACAACACATATCTCAACAAATACAGAATACAAACCTACAAAATACAACACCAATACAGCTTGTGATATCATGGCAATGTTTATGTATAACCCTCTAAGGTCATATCATGTTTAAGAATCACAGCGAAATTAGAACCCCCATTATACACCACATCACCACCATTATGAAAAAATTACACATTCAAATACACAACAATCGGATAATACTCCATTTCTTGCATAAAATATGACAAAAAGTAGTATAATTTCATAGGAGCATTTCATCGAGCACATCATGTGCATCCTATAACTCATATAATCAATAGCAGCAGAAATCCAAATTATagtataatcataataatatcatGAATAAATACTAAACAAATACAGGAATCCAGAACAATTAATCCAACTTCAACAACAATTAGTAGCAGAACACGAATGAAGAAGAACACGAATCGACAATAGCAACAGCAGCATAGAATCGACATGAATTACAGAGCTTCAACATCCGAAAATGGCGGTACAACAgagaatgaagaagaacaacGAGTGAAGAGGAAGGAGATTCAAATCAACAAGTAACTTACATTTGACAATCGATGCAGCAAAATCGAGCGTGAGAGAAATGGCAAAGCAGCAGGAGGAACGACGCGCGAGGAAGAGATGAGAATTTGAGGAAGACGAACAACGCACGACGAATGGAAGGAGATGGCAATTATGGCAGCAGCACGCTAGTAGGGTTTGGAGAGGACAGCTTTAAGAATGGGGAAgggaatggaatgggaaagtgAAGGGGGAGGTGGGGAATGAGGTTTACCTCATTTGGGTAAACCTAAACCTTAAAATGGGGAAACGAAATCATTCTAAATACGAACCAAACAACATCAAAGGGAATGGGGTAtttccattccctttccctttccttaagacccccaaccaaacgcccccttattagagtgaataagagggagtagaATGATTTTCAAAAGTAGAGTTAGAAAAGataaaaattcacaaaaagaaatatttttgaaattagtATTCTTATAGGTAATAagctatattttttgttttaattaaaatttcaagcCTCTAGTTTtggatataaaaaaattaagaaaatattaaaaaaaaatcaagttcttGATTACTTTGGGGTCATAAGATATATCAAGTTAGGGAAGTGTTGCAAAAAATACTAAACTAAGTTTAGTAAACTTATTGAAGT
This region includes:
- the LOC130821619 gene encoding uncharacterized protein LOC130821619; amino-acid sequence: MLKLCNSCRFYAAVAIVDSCLYSVFVEICVVDITSCGSNCTVFHLKMASIGTSLKRKRNWDCIRFIITMINCVMLLHLMFYSMRKTIYDSHYVKLDKKTRRKMRLHNLNRMIRESDTLCRNYLRINRYTFGVLLEMVRDIGGLNETRNTCLEEMVAGFLYTLAHHKKNRMMGAYFYRSGETISRQFHACLLAILKLHAILLKKPTPIQEDCNDERWKYFKNSLGALDGTMILVNVLCDDRSKYRTRKGTLAMNVLGVCSPEMEFIYVLPGWEGSAHDGRILRDAISRPNGLKVSKGYTNGEGFLAPYRGHLYHLREWNNGPRQPQTAKEYFNLRHAKARNVIERCFGLLKGRWGILRSPSWFSLQTHSRIVLACALLHNLVKRYMLAELMMRTLYNLHCCNRSMDEFSEIQWPNICSTIGGLDNADLLCDVIHFYLKPPFLRMDESSASGGGRGKNKRFWTAQEDKALVEALSELAVDPHWRCENGFRSGYMVRLEELIGKALPGCGLKALPHIDSRLKTLVAKFRAISQMLNTSGFVWDDEKK